The Pseudomonas sp. G2-4 genome window below encodes:
- a CDS encoding AsmA family protein produces MTRTSKIFAWSFACLVVLLAVLVLIIAFFDWNRIKPPLNAKVSEELHRPFAINGNLAVIWQREPAEGGWRAWVPWPHVVAEDLSLGNPDWSKTPQMVTLKRVELRISPLALLVRRVTIPRIDLTEPDANLQRLADGRANWTFQFDPKDPDAEPSSWVVDIGAIGFDKGHVTLDDQTLRTRLDLLIDPLGKPIPFSDIVGDKAAKKAQDQGATPQDYAFAFKVNGQYQGQNLTGSGKVGGLLALQDASRPFPLQAQAKIGDTRVELAGTLTDPMNLGALDLRLKLAGTSLANLYPLTGVTLPDSPPYSTDGHLIAKLHEPGGALFRYEAFNGKIGDSDIHGDLAYVASQPRPKLSGALVSNQLLFSDLAPLIGADSNTEQKARGGASKQPTDKVLPVEEFRTERWGVMDADVEFTGKRIVHSEQLPFTDLYTHLVLNDGQLSLEPLRFGVAGGRLDAQVRLNGHAQPLEGQAKLTARGFKLKQLFPGFEPMKTSFGELNGDADIAGRGNSVAALLGTSNGTLKMLINDGAISRELMELAGLNVGNYVVGKIFGDKEVKINCAAADFDIKTGLATTRLFVFDTENAIIYIDGTANMATEQLDLTITPESKGWRLISLRSPLYVRGKFSKPAAGVKAVPLILRGAGMVALGVIAAPAAGLLALVAPSGGEPNQCAPLLEQMKAGKAPVTVKPTR; encoded by the coding sequence ATGACGCGCACCTCAAAAATCTTCGCCTGGAGCTTCGCCTGCCTTGTTGTCTTGCTGGCGGTGCTGGTGCTGATCATCGCCTTCTTCGATTGGAACCGGATCAAGCCTCCACTCAACGCCAAGGTTTCGGAGGAGTTGCACCGGCCGTTCGCGATCAACGGCAACCTGGCGGTGATCTGGCAGCGCGAGCCTGCAGAGGGGGGCTGGCGGGCTTGGGTGCCGTGGCCTCACGTGGTGGCCGAAGACTTGAGCCTGGGTAACCCGGACTGGTCGAAAACCCCGCAGATGGTCACGCTCAAGCGGGTTGAGTTGCGCATTTCCCCCTTGGCCTTGCTGGTCCGGCGAGTGACCATTCCCCGTATCGACCTGACCGAGCCCGACGCCAACCTGCAACGCCTGGCCGACGGGCGCGCCAACTGGACGTTTCAGTTCGACCCGAAGGACCCGGACGCCGAGCCGTCCAGTTGGGTGGTGGACATCGGTGCCATCGGCTTCGACAAGGGCCACGTCACCCTTGACGACCAGACGCTGAGAACCCGCCTCGACCTGCTGATCGACCCGCTGGGCAAGCCCATCCCCTTCAGCGATATCGTCGGTGACAAGGCCGCCAAGAAAGCCCAGGACCAGGGGGCGACGCCGCAGGACTATGCGTTCGCCTTCAAGGTCAACGGGCAGTATCAGGGGCAGAACCTCACCGGCTCCGGCAAGGTGGGCGGCTTGCTGGCGTTGCAGGACGCCTCACGACCCTTTCCGCTTCAGGCCCAGGCGAAAATCGGTGACACCCGCGTCGAACTGGCTGGCACCCTCACCGACCCGATGAACCTCGGAGCCTTGGACCTGCGCTTGAAACTGGCCGGCACCAGCCTCGCCAATCTCTACCCCCTGACCGGCGTGACCCTGCCGGATTCGCCGCCCTATTCCACCGACGGCCATCTGATCGCCAAGCTCCACGAACCGGGCGGGGCGCTGTTTCGCTACGAAGCGTTCAACGGCAAGATCGGCGACAGCGATATCCATGGCGACCTGGCCTATGTCGCCAGCCAGCCCCGGCCGAAACTCAGTGGCGCGCTGGTCTCCAATCAACTGCTGTTCAGCGACCTGGCACCGCTGATCGGTGCCGACTCCAATACCGAACAAAAGGCCCGTGGCGGTGCGAGCAAGCAGCCGACCGACAAGGTCCTGCCCGTAGAGGAGTTTCGTACCGAGCGCTGGGGGGTGATGGATGCCGATGTGGAGTTCACCGGCAAACGAATCGTCCACAGCGAGCAATTGCCATTCACCGATCTCTACACTCACTTGGTGCTCAACGATGGTCAGCTAAGCCTCGAACCCCTGCGTTTCGGCGTGGCCGGTGGCCGCCTTGATGCGCAGGTCCGCCTCAATGGCCACGCCCAGCCTCTGGAAGGCCAGGCGAAGCTGACCGCGCGGGGTTTCAAGCTCAAGCAACTGTTCCCCGGCTTCGAGCCGATGAAAACCAGTTTTGGTGAGCTGAACGGCGATGCCGATATTGCCGGGCGCGGCAATTCGGTGGCGGCGTTGCTGGGTACCTCCAACGGCACCCTGAAAATGCTCATCAACGACGGCGCTATCAGTCGGGAGCTGATGGAGTTGGCGGGGTTGAACGTCGGCAACTACGTGGTGGGAAAAATCTTTGGCGACAAGGAAGTGAAGATCAACTGCGCGGCCGCGGACTTCGACATCAAGACCGGCCTGGCGACCACCCGCCTGTTCGTGTTCGACACCGAGAACGCAATCATCTACATCGACGGCACGGCGAACATGGCCACTGAACAGTTGGACCTGACCATCACCCCCGAGTCCAAGGGCTGGAGACTGATTTCCTTGCGCTCGCCGTTGTACGTGCGAGGCAAGTTCTCCAAGCCCGCCGCCGGCGTCAAGGCTGTACCGCTGATTCTGCGCGGTGCCGGGATGGTGGCGCTGGGTGTGATCGCGGCGCCTGCGGCCGGGTTGCTGGCGTTGGTCGCTCCCAGCGGTGGCGAGCCGAACCAGTGTGCGCCGTTGCTGGAGCAGATGAAGGCGGGCAAGGCGCCGGTGACGGTCAAACCTACCCGGTAG
- the ureE gene encoding urease accessory protein UreE → MLVIHRRIDPQPRWDAELLLTFDARSKSRLRCFSAEGEDVGLFLERGQPPLYDGECLQAEDGRIVRVCARPQQLLHVTCANAFELTRAAYHLGNRHVALQVGDGWLRLLDDYVLKAMLEQLGASAEPIDAPFQPEHGAYGGGHHHSRHGDEDFNYAPRLHQFGVRT, encoded by the coding sequence ATGCTGGTGATTCATCGCAGAATCGACCCTCAACCCCGCTGGGACGCCGAACTGCTACTGACCTTCGACGCCCGTAGCAAAAGCCGCCTGCGCTGTTTCAGTGCCGAAGGTGAAGATGTGGGATTGTTTCTGGAGCGAGGCCAACCGCCGCTGTATGACGGCGAATGCCTGCAGGCCGAAGACGGTCGCATCGTGCGTGTCTGTGCCCGTCCCCAACAATTGTTGCACGTCACCTGCGCCAACGCGTTCGAACTGACCCGTGCCGCCTATCACTTGGGCAATCGCCATGTTGCCCTGCAAGTGGGCGATGGCTGGTTGCGCCTGCTGGACGATTACGTGCTCAAGGCGATGCTCGAACAACTGGGCGCCAGCGCCGAACCCATCGATGCTCCGTTCCAACCGGAACATGGCGCCTATGGTGGTGGTCACCATCACTCACGGCACGGCGACGAAGACTTCAACTACGCGCCGCGCCTGCATCAGTTCGGCGTGCGCACATGA
- a CDS encoding ferritin-like domain-containing protein: MSDMHLSDVTTLRERARQNVQNGAVTEGYSADRQEVVRLLNEALATELVCVLRYKRHYFMATGLKASVAASEFLEHANQEAEHADKLAERIVQLGGEPEFNPDLLTRNSHAQYVAGNTLKEMVYEDLVAERIAIDSYREIIQYIGEKDPTTRRIFEDILAQEEEHADDMADILADL, translated from the coding sequence ATGAGCGACATGCACTTATCCGATGTAACCACCCTGCGCGAACGGGCACGGCAGAACGTGCAGAACGGCGCCGTGACCGAGGGCTACAGCGCCGATCGACAGGAGGTCGTTCGCCTGCTCAACGAAGCACTGGCCACCGAACTGGTGTGCGTGCTGCGCTACAAGCGCCACTACTTCATGGCCACCGGCCTCAAGGCCAGCGTGGCCGCCAGTGAGTTCCTCGAGCACGCGAACCAGGAAGCCGAGCACGCCGACAAGCTTGCCGAACGCATCGTGCAACTGGGCGGTGAACCTGAGTTCAACCCCGACCTGTTGACCCGCAATTCCCATGCCCAGTACGTGGCCGGCAATACGCTCAAGGAAATGGTCTACGAAGACCTGGTGGCGGAACGGATCGCCATCGACAGCTATCGGGAAATCATCCAGTACATCGGCGAAAAAGACCCGACCACCCGGCGTATCTTCGAAGACATCCTGGCCCAGGAAGAAGAGCACGCCGATGACATGGCCGACATCCTGGCCGATTTGTAA
- a CDS encoding PsiF family protein: protein MKMLRVPLLMIGLLLCSQGFAATAQQTKMTTCNADATAKALKGDERKAFMSTCLKAAPTTPQERMKTCNADATTQALKGDARKAFMSECLKKK, encoded by the coding sequence ATGAAGATGCTGCGTGTGCCTTTGTTGATGATCGGTTTGCTGCTGTGTTCCCAGGGCTTCGCCGCCACGGCGCAACAGACCAAGATGACCACCTGCAACGCCGACGCCACGGCCAAGGCGCTCAAGGGTGACGAGCGCAAAGCCTTCATGAGCACCTGCCTCAAGGCTGCCCCGACTACGCCGCAGGAACGCATGAAAACCTGCAACGCCGACGCCACCACCCAGGCGCTGAAGGGCGATGCCCGCAAGGCGTTCATGAGTGAGTGCCTGAAAAAGAAGTAA
- a CDS encoding triacylglycerol lipase, with product MSQRCATRYPLVLVPGMLGFIRLVLYPYWYGIVSALRRGGAMVVAVKVSPLHSSEVRGEQLLARIEEILRQTGAQKVNLIGHSQGSLTARYAAAKRPDLVASVTSVAGTNHGSELADYLQTHYPADSARGRLLTALLRLINALMSLLETGYRGPKLPVDIQASHASLTTQGVALFNQHYPQGLPETWGGQGPEEVDGVRYYSWSGTLQPGKTDKGGNLFDGTNRSCRLFARTFVREAGQCDGMVGRYSSHLGTVIGDDYPLDHFDIVNQSLGLVGKGAEPVRLFVEHAERLKAAGV from the coding sequence ATGTCGCAACGCTGCGCCACTCGCTACCCGCTGGTATTGGTCCCGGGCATGCTCGGGTTTATTCGCCTGGTGTTGTATCCCTACTGGTATGGGATCGTTTCGGCGTTGCGTCGGGGTGGGGCCATGGTGGTGGCGGTGAAGGTTTCGCCGCTGCATTCATCCGAGGTGCGCGGCGAGCAGTTGCTGGCGCGGATCGAGGAGATCCTGCGGCAAACCGGTGCGCAGAAGGTCAATCTGATCGGCCACAGCCAGGGAAGCCTTACCGCTCGCTACGCAGCCGCCAAACGCCCTGACCTGGTGGCATCGGTCACATCGGTGGCCGGCACCAACCACGGCTCCGAACTGGCTGACTACCTGCAAACCCACTATCCGGCCGACAGCGCCAGGGGCCGCTTGCTCACGGCCTTGTTGCGACTGATCAATGCCTTGATGAGCCTGTTGGAAACCGGCTATCGCGGGCCGAAGCTGCCGGTGGATATCCAGGCTTCCCATGCCTCGCTCACCACGCAGGGCGTGGCCTTGTTCAACCAGCATTATCCACAGGGATTGCCTGAAACCTGGGGTGGACAGGGGCCGGAAGAGGTTGACGGCGTTCGTTACTATTCCTGGTCCGGGACCTTGCAGCCGGGCAAGACCGATAAAGGGGGCAACCTGTTTGATGGAACTAACCGCAGCTGCCGCCTGTTCGCCCGCACCTTCGTGCGCGAGGCGGGGCAATGCGACGGCATGGTCGGGCGCTACAGCTCGCACCTGGGTACGGTGATTGGTGATGACTATCCGCTGGATCACTTCGACATCGTCAACCAGTCGCTGGGGCTGGTGGGTAAGGGCGCCGAGCCTGTGCGGTTGTTCGTTGAGCATGCCGAGCGGTTGAAGGCTGCCGGTGTTTAG
- a CDS encoding TetR family transcriptional regulator, which yields MLPRAEQKQQTRNALMDAARHLMESGRGFGSLSLREVARTAGIVPTGFYRHFDDMDQLGLALVSEVGQTFRETIRLVRHNEFVMGGIIDASVRIFLDVVQANRSQFLFLAREQYGGSLPVRQAIGRLREGISSDLAADLALMPKLQHLDLAGLSVMADLIVKSVFATLPDIIDPPAEALPEHLTPQVKITQQLRFIFIGLKHWQGLGSTE from the coding sequence ATGCTGCCCCGCGCCGAACAGAAACAACAGACCCGAAACGCCCTGATGGATGCAGCCCGGCATTTGATGGAGAGTGGCCGGGGGTTCGGCAGCCTGAGCCTGCGGGAAGTCGCCAGGACGGCGGGCATCGTGCCCACCGGGTTCTATCGGCACTTCGACGACATGGATCAACTGGGCCTGGCACTCGTCAGCGAAGTCGGCCAGACCTTCCGCGAAACCATTCGACTGGTGCGCCACAACGAATTCGTCATGGGCGGCATCATTGACGCGTCGGTGCGGATTTTCCTCGATGTGGTGCAAGCCAACCGCTCGCAGTTCCTGTTCCTGGCCCGCGAGCAATACGGCGGCTCCCTGCCGGTGCGCCAGGCCATCGGACGACTGCGCGAAGGCATCAGCTCGGATTTGGCCGCCGACCTGGCACTCATGCCGAAACTGCAGCACTTGGACTTGGCCGGGTTGAGTGTGATGGCCGACCTTATCGTCAAAAGCGTGTTCGCCACCCTGCCGGACATCATCGACCCACCCGCCGAAGCCTTGCCCGAGCACCTCACTCCCCAAGTGAAAATCACCCAGCAGCTGCGGTTTATCTTCATTGGTCTCAAGCATTGGCAAGGGCTGGGTAGCACCGAATAA